From a region of the Labilithrix sp. genome:
- a CDS encoding VCBS repeat-containing protein — protein sequence MNVRGRVVVVTLSCLLVAAALESGCGSSVGSNFDDGGGDDAGDGSTGASSTSGFTPGSSGDGGSSGSSGGECDVAGRACGDAGEGVCAGGLCCAAALACGATCCADGTVCSFQTCVTPGATCFDSSDCAANEYCELSLGTSSDAGVNDASCVGASDRSGKCLPRPPECVGDAGATADGTITCLQKCEVRPATPTFAPALKAAWGGETVSPFSTDVMMAPIVIQLDDDDCDGKVTERDIPEIVFSTFSNGAYRVDGRLHAISLRNGSFVEKWTVPNATNGTVVYPTKQIAAGNFDGLPGNEVVACGVDGKVHAFRGTDGSLLWSTTTETICFMPAIADLDGDGKPEVIVEGGILDGADGTLKHGFEVPLDGPFVVSDIDSDGRLDVVTYARAYSATGVLIVDTGMTTTPRNPDTGDWKGPWSAVADFDGDGKPEVVAVDNETHTVHMWRYDPNVTDGGPFGRFTIVRQPVDMNALFDASNQCPDGTWGATHGGGPPTIGDFDRDGVPDVALAGGIGYVVFDGRKLRDETFTGAQTILWSKVTTDCSSASTGSTLFDFDGDGKAEVVYSDELRLRIYEGATGNELASICNTTATLIEFPIVADVDNDGQADIVVVSNAYNKTCDETTDGGAPSLTRQAGVRVFGPSTGAWVRTRRVWNEHAYHVTNVNEDGTIAADEPKNWTQNGLNNFRQNKQPGSEFAAPNLVATISPVCEGDTTVTVVVRNVGEAAVPAGVVIGVYAGTTKLGSLTTTRPLYPAEAQPLDQAVAGAGVAPGATVRAIVDDGAPPHPSWTECRTDDNTAQTTARACSGVPK from the coding sequence ATGAACGTGCGCGGTCGGGTCGTGGTGGTGACGCTCTCCTGCTTGCTCGTGGCGGCGGCGCTCGAGAGCGGTTGCGGCAGCAGCGTGGGCAGCAACTTCGACGACGGGGGCGGCGACGACGCGGGGGACGGCTCGACCGGCGCCAGCTCCACCAGCGGGTTCACGCCCGGCTCCTCCGGCGACGGCGGGTCGAGCGGGAGCTCCGGCGGCGAGTGCGACGTCGCCGGGCGCGCTTGCGGCGATGCCGGAGAAGGCGTGTGCGCCGGCGGGCTGTGCTGCGCGGCCGCCCTCGCTTGCGGCGCGACGTGCTGCGCCGATGGGACCGTGTGCTCGTTCCAGACGTGCGTCACGCCCGGCGCGACGTGCTTCGACTCGAGCGACTGCGCCGCGAACGAGTACTGCGAGCTGTCGCTCGGTACGTCGAGCGACGCCGGCGTCAACGACGCCTCGTGCGTCGGGGCGTCGGACCGGAGCGGGAAGTGTCTGCCGCGGCCGCCCGAGTGCGTCGGGGACGCGGGGGCGACGGCGGACGGGACCATCACGTGCCTCCAGAAATGTGAGGTGCGGCCCGCGACGCCGACGTTCGCGCCCGCCCTCAAGGCGGCTTGGGGCGGCGAGACGGTGAGCCCGTTCTCGACCGACGTCATGATGGCGCCGATCGTCATTCAGCTCGATGATGACGATTGCGACGGAAAAGTGACTGAGCGCGATATTCCGGAAATTGTCTTTTCGACGTTCTCGAACGGGGCGTATCGCGTCGACGGGCGGCTCCACGCGATCTCGCTCCGGAACGGGAGCTTCGTCGAGAAGTGGACCGTGCCGAACGCGACCAACGGCACGGTCGTGTACCCGACGAAGCAGATCGCGGCCGGCAACTTCGACGGGCTGCCCGGCAACGAGGTCGTCGCGTGCGGCGTCGACGGGAAGGTCCACGCGTTCCGCGGCACGGACGGATCGCTGCTGTGGTCGACCACGACGGAGACGATCTGCTTCATGCCGGCGATCGCGGACCTCGACGGCGACGGCAAGCCCGAGGTCATCGTCGAGGGCGGCATCCTCGACGGCGCCGACGGCACACTGAAGCACGGCTTCGAGGTGCCGCTCGACGGGCCGTTCGTCGTGAGCGACATCGACTCCGACGGCAGGCTCGACGTCGTGACGTACGCGCGCGCCTACAGCGCGACCGGCGTCCTGATCGTCGACACTGGGATGACGACCACCCCGCGCAACCCCGACACCGGCGATTGGAAGGGACCGTGGTCCGCGGTCGCCGACTTCGACGGCGACGGCAAGCCCGAGGTCGTCGCCGTCGACAACGAGACCCATACCGTCCACATGTGGCGCTACGACCCGAACGTCACCGACGGCGGGCCGTTCGGGAGGTTCACGATCGTCCGCCAGCCCGTCGACATGAACGCCCTGTTCGACGCGAGCAACCAGTGTCCGGACGGGACGTGGGGCGCGACCCACGGCGGCGGGCCGCCGACGATCGGCGACTTCGATCGCGACGGGGTGCCGGACGTCGCGCTCGCGGGCGGCATCGGGTACGTCGTCTTCGACGGAAGGAAGCTGCGCGACGAGACCTTCACCGGCGCGCAGACGATCCTCTGGTCGAAGGTCACGACCGACTGCTCGTCGGCCTCGACCGGCAGCACCCTGTTCGACTTCGACGGCGACGGGAAGGCGGAGGTCGTCTACTCCGACGAGCTGCGCCTCCGCATCTACGAGGGCGCGACCGGCAACGAGCTCGCGTCGATCTGCAACACGACCGCGACGCTGATCGAGTTCCCGATCGTCGCCGACGTCGACAACGACGGACAGGCCGACATCGTCGTCGTGTCGAACGCGTACAACAAGACCTGCGACGAGACGACCGACGGCGGCGCGCCGAGCCTCACCCGTCAGGCCGGCGTCCGCGTCTTCGGGCCCTCGACTGGCGCGTGGGTCCGCACGCGGCGGGTCTGGAACGAGCACGCGTACCACGTCACGAACGTGAACGAGGACGGCACCATCGCCGCCGACGAGCCGAAGAACTGGACCCAGAACGGCCTCAACAACTTCCGCCAGAACAAGCAGCCCGGCAGCGAGTTCGCTGCCCCGAACCTCGTCGCCACGATCTCGCCGGTCTGCGAGGGCGACACGACCGTCACCGTCGTCGTGCGAAACGTCGGCGAGGCGGCGGTCCCGGCCGGCGTCGTCATCGGCGTCTACGCCGGCACGACGAAGCTCGGGTCCCTGACGACGACACGTCCGCTCTACCCGGCCGAGGCCCAGCCGCTCGATCAGGCGGTCGCCGGCGCCGGCGTCGCGCCCGGCGCGACCGTCCGCGCGATCGTCGACGACGGCGCGCCGCCCCACCCGAGCTGGACCGAGTGCCGGACCGACGACAACACCGCCCAGACCACCGCGCGCGCCTGCTCCGGCGTCCCGAAGTAG
- a CDS encoding LysR family transcriptional regulator, with protein MRTAAAHDVSIRQLQYVVAVADTLGFHKAAERCGVSQPTLSSQIQKLEDVLGVQVFERNRQRVLVTKAGEAVVAQARRVLLDLEDLLAAATATQDPFAGTLRLAVIPTIAPYLLPWVTPAIAERWPKLRLALVEEKTEDLLASLRSGTIDAGLLALVDGMDDVAYARVREDPFVAAVPQAHPLAKKKSIALADLDDEPVLLLDDGHCLRTQALALCQRAGATETDLRATSLATLVQMVSAGVGVTLLPSIAVDVENRRGQLAIRPLAGRAQGRTIVLAWRRESAIAAPLTELAKVMAAAAKAA; from the coding sequence ATGAGGACCGCCGCGGCGCACGACGTCTCGATCCGCCAGCTGCAATACGTGGTCGCCGTCGCCGACACGCTCGGCTTCCACAAGGCCGCGGAGCGCTGCGGCGTGTCGCAGCCGACGCTGAGCTCGCAGATCCAGAAGCTCGAGGACGTCCTCGGCGTCCAGGTCTTCGAGCGCAACCGGCAGCGCGTGCTCGTCACGAAGGCGGGCGAGGCGGTCGTGGCCCAGGCGCGCCGCGTGCTCCTCGACCTCGAGGACCTCCTCGCAGCCGCGACCGCGACGCAGGACCCGTTCGCGGGCACGCTCCGGCTCGCGGTCATCCCCACCATCGCGCCGTACCTCTTGCCGTGGGTCACGCCCGCGATCGCGGAGCGCTGGCCGAAGCTGCGCCTCGCGCTGGTGGAGGAGAAGACGGAGGACCTCCTCGCGTCGCTGCGGAGCGGGACGATCGACGCGGGCCTCCTCGCGCTCGTCGACGGGATGGACGACGTGGCGTACGCGCGCGTGCGCGAGGATCCGTTCGTCGCGGCCGTCCCGCAGGCGCATCCGCTCGCGAAGAAGAAGAGCATCGCGCTCGCGGACCTCGACGACGAGCCGGTGCTCCTCCTCGACGACGGTCACTGCCTCCGCACGCAAGCGCTGGCGCTCTGCCAGCGCGCGGGCGCGACGGAGACCGACCTCCGCGCGACGAGCCTCGCGACGCTGGTCCAGATGGTCTCCGCCGGCGTCGGCGTGACGCTGCTCCCGAGCATCGCGGTCGACGTCGAGAACCGCCGCGGGCAGCTCGCGATCCGTCCCCTCGCCGGGCGCGCGCAGGGCCGCACGATCGTGCTCGCGTGGCGCCGCGAGAGCGCGATCGCCGCGCCGCTCACGGAGCTCGCGAAGGTGATGGCGGCCGCGGCGAAGGCCGCGTAG